In Spirosoma aureum, a single genomic region encodes these proteins:
- a CDS encoding IS3 family transposase: MNGPPLRLVNHAHFATRAAARLAIFEYIEGWPPPLRYNHRRKHSTLGYRTPCQQESYFYTSSMAA, translated from the coding sequence GTGAACGGTCCGCCGTTGCGGTTGGTGAATCACGCTCATTTTGCGACACGAGCTGCAGCTCGGTTAGCTATATTCGAGTACATTGAGGGCTGGCCGCCGCCGCTGCGGTATAATCATCGACGAAAACATTCGACATTGGGTTACCGCACACCCTGTCAACAGGAATCTTATTTTTACACATCCTCAATGGCCGCTTAA